The Paraconexibacter algicola genome includes the window CGCGGGACCACAGCGGAGAGGGAGGGATTCGAACCCTCGGTACGCCTTACGACGCACAACGGTTTTCGAGACCGCCCCGTTCAACCACTCCGGCACCTCTCCATGGGTCCGCTTCGCGGGGACGAAGGAGGGTACCGAGCCGGTCGCGCGGAGGTCGGCCGGTCCCTAGTCGTGGGCGCTGGGGCGCGCGCGCTCGCGCAGGGCGCCGCGGCGGGCGAGGTGCGCGCGCGGCAGGTGCAGGCGCCCGTGGTGGCCGAGCAGGTGCCGCACGACCGGTCGGTCGGGCCCCTCGTGCAGGGACCAGACGCGCTCGAGCTGCTCGAGGTCCGCGCGGACGCGGCGCTCCCCCTGGCGCTCGTGCTCGGCCCACGAGGAGACGACGAAGGTCTCGACGTGGCACATCGCGTCGTCGAGGTCGCTGGCGACCGACCAGTGGATCGCCCCGTCGCGGCGCCGCAGGCGGGCCACGCGACGCATCTCGGTGAGGAACTCGTGCGCGCGGTCCTCCGCGACGCGGTACTCGATCGTCACGAGCACCGGCCCGTCGTCCGGCGCGATGCTCGCGCCCTGGTGTGCGCCGGGCCACGGGGCGGGATCGAGGTCCAGGCCCTCGACGGACCCCAGGCGCAGCCCGGCGGCGAGCGCGCCGGACAGCAGCACGCAGACCAGGACGGCCGCGGCGACCAGCGCGGTCGGCGTGCCCTGCGCGGTCGCCAGCTGCCCCCACACGACCGCACCCCCCGCGAGCCCCGCCTGGAAGACGAGCTGCGAGACCGCGAGCCCGCGGCCCCGCACCCACGCCGGGAGCACCTGCTGGGCGGCGGCCTGCAGCGAGCTGAGCACGATCATCGACCCGGCGCCGCCGAGCACCAGACCCGGCAGCGCGACCGGCAGCGACGGGGCGAGCGCCACCGTCCCCAGGGCGCCCGCCGCGAACAGCACGGTCGCCCCCGCGACGATCGCGTCGATCGGCACCGCGCGCGCCCGCAGCCGCGGCACCACGAGCAGGGCGCCGAGCACGCCGCCGACGCCGAACGCGCCGAACGCGAGGCCGTAGCCGCTCGCGCCCGCGCCCAGGTCGTCGCGGACGGCGACCGCCAGCAGCGCGGGGAACGCCGCGAAGCAGAAGACGTGCAGCAGCTGACGGGCCAGCACGAGCTGCAGCGGGGGCGCGTGCCGCACGTACCGCGCCCCGGCGCGCACCGCGCCCCAGACGTGCTCGGGCGGCAGGTGGCTCTCCGGCGTCTCACGCCGCCACGCGACCACCACCGCGACGACGGCGAGGAACGACACCGCGTTGGCGGCGAACGCCCAGCCCGCACCCGCCGTCGCGACCAGCACGCCGCCGATCGCCGGACCGAGCGCCTGCGCGACCGTGAACGCGACGGCGTTCAGCGCGATCGCCTGCGGCAGGTCCTCGCGCGGCACGAGCTCCGGCACGATCGCCGACTGCGGCGGCATCCCCAGCGTCGACCCGAGGCCGTACAGGGCGGTGCCCGCGAGCAGCAGTCCCGGGGTCATGACGTCGGTGAGCGCGAGCACCGCCATCGTGCCGGACACCGCGATCTGCCACGTCTGGGTGGCGATGATGAGCCGGCGACGGTCCACCACGTCGGCGAGCGCGCCCGCCGGGAGCGCGAGCAGGAACACGGGGAGCGCCGCCGCGGTCGCCAGCAGCGCGACCAGCGCCGGGGAGCCGGTCAGCTCGGTCATCAGCCATCCGGCCGCGACCTGCTGCATCCAGAACCCGAGGTTCGAGACGACGTTGGCGCCCCACAGCCGGCGGAACACCGGGTGGCGCAGCGGTGCGAGCGAGGTCCCCACGCACCGGGAAGCTACTCCCGCGCGCGCGGGGCCGCGACCGGGACGGCGACGCCCCGGGCGCGGCGGGTCGGGCTACAGGTAGCCGGGCGTCTCGTCGCCCGGGAAGGCGGCGGCGAGCGCCGAGTCCAGCTCGGCGGGGCTCATCGCGACGTCCGGACGGACCGGGGTCGCCGGTCGGGGCGCGAACGGGGCCGGGACGACCGCGGTCGGGCGGACCTCGTGCGGGCGGCCGCGCAGGCGACTGGCGGTCACGGCGCCACCGACGGCGCAGGCGCCTCCGAAGAGCAGGGTGCGGGTGGGGACGACGGACATGCGTGTCACTCCAGTGTGCTCGGGGGTGGGGCACCGACCATCCCACCCTCACCCGCGGGCACAAGCGATCCCCGGCACGGACCCGCCGTCCGGGGGGCGGCGGTCTGCGAGGATCGCGGCCATGAGCGACAGCGCGTCCTGCTTCGTCACCGGCGGCACCGGGTTCCTCGGCCGCTTCGTCATCGCCGAGCTGCTGCGCCGCGGCGCGACCGTGCACGCCCTCGTGCGGCCGCAGTCCGCCGGACGGCTCCAGGCGATCGCCGACGACCTGCAGGCGGGCGAGCGCCTGATCGCGGTCCCGGGCGACATCGCCCGCGACGGCCTGACGCTCGAGCCGTTCGACGCGCCGATCGACCACCTCGTGCACCTCGCGGCGATCTACGACATGGACGCCTCCGCGGAGGCGATGGCCGAGGCCAACGTCGAGGGCACGCGGCGCGTCCTCGCGTTCGCCGCCGCGCACGACGCGGGCCGCTTCCACATGATCTCCTCGGTCGCCTCGGCCGGCACGTACGCGGGCTCCTACCCGGAGGCGGACTGCCGCCTGGGCCAGTCGTTCACGCATCCGTACCACCAGTCGAAGTACGACTCCGAGGTGCTCGTCCGCGAGACGGCCGCGATGCCGTTCCGGATCTACCGGCCGGGCGCGGTCGTCGGGACCACGACGACCGGGGAGACCGACAAGCTCGACGGCGTCTACGCGCTGTTCCCGCTCGCGGCCGCGCTGCGGGGCGTGCCGTCGCTCGCGGTCGTCCCGGTCCCGAAGATGGGCCGGCTGCCCACCGTCCCCGTCGACCGGTGCGCGGAGGCGATCGCGCACATCGCGCTGACCGACGACCCCGCCCACGGCGACACGTTCGGCCTGACCGCCAGCGAGGACGAGCGCGTGCACGACATCCTCGCCGCGCTGTGCGCCCACGTCCGCGGGCCGCGGATCGTCGCGGCCCTGCCCGAGAGCACCGGGTCGGTCGCGTTCCTCGCCGGCCAGCTCGCCGGGCGCCTGCCCGTCGTCGGCGGCGTGCGCGACCGGACGCTCACGGCGATCGGCGTCTCCCCCGGACTGATCGACGCCGCGCCGTTCCGCTGCCACTTCGAGACCTCTCGCACGCGCGCCGCGCTCGCCGGCAGCGGGATCGATCTGCCGCCGATCGCCGACTACCTGCCCGCCCTGTGGGACGGCTGGAAGCGGATGAGGCGCGCCGGCTAGGGGATCACGCGGTCGCGGCGCCCCCCCCCCGGCCCGCCTACCAGTGCGTGCCGCGCGTCAGGTTCGCGAACGCGACACCGGTCGTGTTCGCGTTGCCGTCGGCGTCGGTGCCCGGCGCCGCCGCCGCGTCCTCGGCGGACCGCTCCGCCGCCACCGCCCGCGCCGCGCGGGTGTCCGGGAACATCTTGAAGCCGCGGTTGCGCACCAGGTCCATCGTGTCCGGCGACAGCGTGTCGATGAACGCCGCCGCGCTGCCGAACGGCGGACCGAGCCGCCGCGGACGGTGCACGATCGCCCGCGTCACCAGCCCGCCCGCCTGCTCGGGCGTCAGCGCCGGGAACCGCTCGTACATCTTCGTCGGCGCGATCATCGGCGTGCGCACCAGCGGCATGTGGATCGTCGTGAAGCGGACGTTCTCGTCGCGCGTCTCCGCCTGCAGCGCGTCGCAGAGCGTGTCCAGCGCCGCCTTCGACGCGATGTACGCGCCGAACCGCGGCGTGCGCGTCTGCACCCCCGCCGAGGAGATGTTCACCACGTGACCGCCGCGCTGCTCGCGCATCCCCGGCAGCACCCGCAGGATCAGCCGCACGGCCGCGAAGTAGTTCAGCTGCATCGTGCGCTCGTAGTCGTGGAAGCGGTCGTAGGAGAGCGCCACCGAGCGGCGGATCGACCGGCCCGCGTTGTTGACGAGCACGTCGACCGTGCCGTGGTCGGCGAGCACCGACTCCATCAGCGCGTCGATCGCGTCGAAGTCCGAGAGGTCGCAGGACCGCGGGTCCGCGGTCCCGCCCGCCGCCTCGATCTCCGTGGCGAGCGCCTGGAGCTTGTCGAGCGAGCGCGCGACGATCACGACCTTGCCGCCCGCCGCGCCGAGCTGCCGCGCCGTCTCCTCGCCGATGCCCGAGGAGGCGCCCGTCACGAGGATCGTCCGGTCGCGCACCGCGTCCTGCACGGAGCCCGCGCCACGCAGCAGGTCCATCGGCCGCAGCACGAGCGGACGGTTGGAGAGGTCGTTGACGAGCCCGACGGGCTTCGCGGCGAGCGCCGCGAGCTCCCTCAGGCCCGGGATGGGGGGAAGGCCGGCCATGGTCGCGCAGCCTACGCGAAGAACGCCGACGTTCACAGTGGTTCCTACACAGCAGTAGCATTCCCGCATGCCCGAGATCACCCCCGCGCTCTACCGCGCCGGCAGCGGCGAGCCCGTCGTCCTGCTGCACGGCTTCACCGGTACCTGGAAGCACTGGCGCCCCGTGCTGGGCGAGCTCGTCGCCCGCTACGAGGTCATCGCCCCGACGCTCGCCGGGCACCACGGCGGCCCCGCCTTCGAGGCCGACGAGCTGACGCTCGAGGCCGCCGCCGACCACCTCTGCGGCCACCTCGACGACATCGGCGTCGGCACCGCCCACCTCGTCGGCAACAGCATGGGCGGCGCCCTCGCGATCGAGCTCGCCAAGCGCGGCCGCGCGCGCAGCGTCGTCGCGCTCGCCCCCGGCGGCGGCTGGGAGCCCGGCCACGCCGAGTCGCAGCGCCTCGCCCGGTTCTTCGCGCGCACGATCAAGCTCTCGCAGGCGGCGGCCCCCCGCGCCCCGCAGGTCATGCGCCGCCCCGGCAGCCGCCGGCTCGCGCTGCGCGACGTCATGCGCCACGGCGAGCTCGTGCAGCCCGCCGACGCCGTCGAGCTCCTGCGCGACTCGCTCGGCTGCACCGTCAGCGACCGCGTCATCACCGCCCTGCAGGCCGGCACCCCGGTGCTCAAGGAGCTCGGGCAGGTCAGCGCCCCCGTCCTCCTGGCCTGGCCGCAGCACGACCGCATCCTGCCGCTGCCGCTGCACTCGCCGCGGCTGCGCCGCGAGATCCCCGGCAACGAGTTCCGCGTCCTGCCCGGCTGCGGTCACGTGCCGATGTGGGACGACTCCCGGCTCGTCGTCG containing:
- a CDS encoding SDR family NAD(P)-dependent oxidoreductase, with the protein product MAGLPPIPGLRELAALAAKPVGLVNDLSNRPLVLRPMDLLRGAGSVQDAVRDRTILVTGASSGIGEETARQLGAAGGKVVIVARSLDKLQALATEIEAAGGTADPRSCDLSDFDAIDALMESVLADHGTVDVLVNNAGRSIRRSVALSYDRFHDYERTMQLNYFAAVRLILRVLPGMREQRGGHVVNISSAGVQTRTPRFGAYIASKAALDTLCDALQAETRDENVRFTTIHMPLVRTPMIAPTKMYERFPALTPEQAGGLVTRAIVHRPRRLGPPFGSAAAFIDTLSPDTMDLVRNRGFKMFPDTRAARAVAAERSAEDAAAAPGTDADGNANTTGVAFANLTRGTHW
- a CDS encoding SDR family oxidoreductase, which gives rise to MSDSASCFVTGGTGFLGRFVIAELLRRGATVHALVRPQSAGRLQAIADDLQAGERLIAVPGDIARDGLTLEPFDAPIDHLVHLAAIYDMDASAEAMAEANVEGTRRVLAFAAAHDAGRFHMISSVASAGTYAGSYPEADCRLGQSFTHPYHQSKYDSEVLVRETAAMPFRIYRPGAVVGTTTTGETDKLDGVYALFPLAAALRGVPSLAVVPVPKMGRLPTVPVDRCAEAIAHIALTDDPAHGDTFGLTASEDERVHDILAALCAHVRGPRIVAALPESTGSVAFLAGQLAGRLPVVGGVRDRTLTAIGVSPGLIDAAPFRCHFETSRTRAALAGSGIDLPPIADYLPALWDGWKRMRRAG
- a CDS encoding alpha/beta fold hydrolase, which encodes MPEITPALYRAGSGEPVVLLHGFTGTWKHWRPVLGELVARYEVIAPTLAGHHGGPAFEADELTLEAAADHLCGHLDDIGVGTAHLVGNSMGGALAIELAKRGRARSVVALAPGGGWEPGHAESQRLARFFARTIKLSQAAAPRAPQVMRRPGSRRLALRDVMRHGELVQPADAVELLRDSLGCTVSDRVITALQAGTPVLKELGQVSAPVLLAWPQHDRILPLPLHSPRLRREIPGNEFRVLPGCGHVPMWDDSRLVVDTIVEWVDRHTPAAGDQPETLAASTA
- a CDS encoding MFS transporter, producing the protein MGTSLAPLRHPVFRRLWGANVVSNLGFWMQQVAAGWLMTELTGSPALVALLATAAALPVFLLALPAGALADVVDRRRLIIATQTWQIAVSGTMAVLALTDVMTPGLLLAGTALYGLGSTLGMPPQSAIVPELVPREDLPQAIALNAVAFTVAQALGPAIGGVLVATAGAGWAFAANAVSFLAVVAVVVAWRRETPESHLPPEHVWGAVRAGARYVRHAPPLQLVLARQLLHVFCFAAFPALLAVAVRDDLGAGASGYGLAFGAFGVGGVLGALLVVPRLRARAVPIDAIVAGATVLFAAGALGTVALAPSLPVALPGLVLGGAGSMIVLSSLQAAAQQVLPAWVRGRGLAVSQLVFQAGLAGGAVVWGQLATAQGTPTALVAAAVLVCVLLSGALAAGLRLGSVEGLDLDPAPWPGAHQGASIAPDDGPVLVTIEYRVAEDRAHEFLTEMRRVARLRRRDGAIHWSVASDLDDAMCHVETFVVSSWAEHERQGERRVRADLEQLERVWSLHEGPDRPVVRHLLGHHGRLHLPRAHLARRGALRERARPSAHD